The stretch of DNA TGATCTAAAAATTACTGTTGAAGAAATCGAAGATTAGCAGTTTGTGAAGCCGACAATCGAGTTTGCACTTTTAACACCGAACTGGAAGACACTCACGGGATTCACCGTCCGGCAATGGCCGTGTCTTCCAGTTCGGTGTTAAAGGATTAGTCGGCTGTTCATCGGCAGGACGCAATCAATGTCCGAACCCCTGACGACGGCTCAGCAGGCGGCCGTAAACCATTTTGAGGGACCACTGCTGGTTCTTGCCGGCCCAGGTTCCGGCAAGACACGTGTTATCACACATCGTATCGCCCGATTGATCGAACGCGGTGTGCCGGCCGACTCAATTCTTGCTTTGACCTTCACCAACAAAGCGGCTCGGGAAATGGCTTCACGGGTTGACGCTTTGGTGCACGGCCACCGGGTTCTGGTCAGCACCTTTCATCGGTTCTGTTCCCGCATGTTGCGTACATGGCCCGAAGAAGCTGGACTCAGGGCCAATTTCAGTATTCTCGACAGTAAGGACCAGGTTCAACTCGTCCGACGCCTTATGAAAGACGCTGGCTATGACACTGTTCATTTTGAACCGAGAAAAATTCTGAATCGCATCAGTCGTGCCCGCAACGATCTTGTAACGGCAGAAACCTTCCGACGTCGTTTCGAAGAGCGTGTCGGTGACCCGCTGGATGCCGTTGTCAGCGACGTGTTTCCGCAATACGAACAGCAGCTGCTGAGTCAGAACGCGGTCGACTTCGACACGCTGTTGCTGCATGTCGTCGACATCCTGGCAAGTACGCCGGAGCGTCGCGAGTATCTCGACAGCCGGTTTCGCTTTGTCCTTGTTGATGAGTACCAGGACACCAACCAGGCTCAGTACCGGATTCTTACAGGTCTGTCCCAACTCTTTCCCAATCTCTGTGCAACGGGTGATCCCGACCAGTCGATCTACGGCTGGCGAGGTGCCCGGCCGGACAATATAGCTCACTTTGAACGTGATTTTGATGGTGTCAAGATCGTACAACTGGACGAGAACTTCAGAAGCACGGCGTCCATTGTCGACTGCGCCGATCAATTGATTTCGTACAACAACCGCCGACATCCACGAAAACTAACCACTCCCAACGCACAGGGACAACCGGTCAAATTGCGTCAGTTTGCCAATAGCGAAGCCGAATCTGACGCGATTGCGACAGAAATCGCGGAAGCTGTTCGAGAACATGGTCATACCTATGCAGACTTCGCTGTCTTCTATCGTGTCAACGCATTGTCTCGACCCGTTGAAACGGCGTTTTCCCGACATGGGATTCCGTTTCAGGTCGCCGCTGGATTCTCATTTTATGAGCGGGCGGAAATTCGGGACCTGATCGGTTACCTGAGAGTCATCGAAAATCCAGCCGACGAAACAGCCTTGATACGCGTTATCAATCGCCCGGCCCGGGGAATTGGAGACAGAACACTGCTGAAGTTGCGCAATTTCGCCGCAAAACATTCGATCAGCATGTTTGAAGCCGCCTGTCGCTGCGACGAAGTTCCAATGCTCACTGGTCGTACTCAAAAACCTCTCAGGGCTTTTTCAGATCTGATCGAGCGACTGCACGAACAGTCCGCTCAGAAATCCGTATCCTCGCTCATCGAGCAGTTGCTGGCAGAAACTGACTATCAGTCGCTCTGGCGAGATCACGACAACGAGATTGATCAGGACCGCGCTGCCAACATTCATGAACTCATCAGTGCCGCCCGACAATATGAGCAACTGACGGAAGAGGAGGATGCGGGTGGCCCGTCGCTGCAGGGTTTCCTGGAACTGGCTAGTCTTACCAGCGAGGTCGACAATGTGGATCAGTCTCGCGGCGCCGTCACACTCATGACGATGCACGCCGCCAAAGGACTGGAATTTCCGGTGGTGTACCTTATGGGGCTTGAGAGTGGTCTGATTCCTCATGAACGGGCGATCAACGACGGTGATCCTGCCAGCTACGAAGAAGAACGTCGGCTGTTATTTGTGGCGGTGACCCGGGCTCAAAAGGAACTCCACCTGACTCAAACGCTCGAACGGACCTTTCGAGGACAGCGGCGAGCAACAATCTCGAGCCTGTTCACTCAGGAAATGCCGCTGGAATTTGACCAGGAGATTCCGGAAGCACGTCCATTGACCGCAACAGAATTGGATGAACGATTGCAGCAGGCCCGGCAGCGCTACGAAAATTCGTACAATTCTTCCGGGATTTCCGCAATCATGTCCGGGTCTGAACTGCTCAAACAACGCGAGAGTTCAGGGGGGGCAACCGACGCAACATCACTGTTTCGTGTTGGTGCCAAAGTACGGCACCCGCAATACGGACGCGGTACAATTGTCAGTGCCACCGGCGGGACCAGTCGATCGACTGTGACAGTCCATTTTGAATCCAGTGATCTCCAGCAAACATTTGTCACCGGCAGATGCCCGCTGCAGCCGATTGGCTGAGACTGAACCATTGGATGCCGTGTTGTAATGTCGAATGACGGTCAGGCTGGACGCCCCGGAAGGAAACCGACGCCCCACATCAGGCACCTTCGGGGCGGGACCCCCATTCGACACAATTCCGAACAGAATTTTGTCCGTCCTGCAGGGAAACAGCCCTGATGATTGCAGTCAGATTCTGATTCATTCGCTGAATCAGTGTCTGCTGACCATCTGCATGTTCGCACAGATCGACAAGCACAACCGGCACCAGGCTTTGTCCGTTCAGGTCATCGCGCAGTGTCGCAAGTGTGGATCGCAAAAATACGACTGTTGGCTCGTACTCAGCAATCGCTGTTTGAATTGACGCATGATCTTCGTCTGACAAAAGCCCTGTCGACGGAAGATGAATGTATTTCAAATTCCAGCCCAGTCGTTTCGTCAAATACTGATAAACCGGCGCATCACCAACAACGGTGACAGCAGTATCCGAAGTCACAGTTGCCAATTCCTCCAGTCGATCATCCAGTCGTCGAAAATCTTCAGCGAGTCTGTCGGCGACCTTACGAATGTTTGCTTGGGAGTCCGGAAGGACGCTCAGCAGTACGTCGCTGGTCTGGTACAACTGTGATGTTGCCAGTTGTGGGTCGAGCCAGGTGGCCCACACCACACCCGGGTGAGAATGATCTCCGTCCGGACCGTGTTGATGAATCACGGCATCGGGAATCCGCACAAATTGATCGTAAAAACCCTGAGATGTATCGATCAGCCGAGATCGAGGAACAGTCACTCGCTGCAGCCACGGTTCATAGTCGGCTCCGCTGATGAGAATTCTGGTTGCCTGCTGCATCCTGCGTACAGCATCGGAATCCGGTTTCCAGTCCGGTGACGTGGTGCTGCGACTGACCACAAGTTCAACATCCGCCGCGTCACCCGCCATTTCCTCTGCCATGGCCAGCAGAGGATAACTGGTCACGGCAATCTTAACCCTCCGGGAAACAGTGTCTTCCTGATGTTCGACTGTCTGATCACATCCGAGAAACAACCAAGTTATGACGAACAGGAGGGTGACCGGATTCGCGAAAGGTTGCCAGCCGGAGAGTGTGGTCGCGATGGGGTTTCGAAAGTCTTTCCGTACGAAACCACAGGGATTCCGGGATAATCCGGATTCCTCCGCCCGCCGTACGGCCGATGTGGTGAAATCCGCGTACAGTTGCACCTGCCTACGCACGATGTTGCGCCAAAAGTTCTGCGATCTGTACGGCATTCGTTGCGGCTCCCTTTCTGAGATTGTCCGACACACACCAGAACGCCAAACCATTTGGATGGGACAAGTCCCGCCGGATTCGACCTACAAACACATCGTCACTGCCGCTGCAGGCTGAAGGGAGAGGATACTGACCGCTGGAGACGTCATCGATGACCGTCACTCCAGGAGTTGCGGCAAACAGTTTCCTTGCTTCATCAACACTCACCGGGCGTTTGGTTTCGACAAGGATGCTTTCACTGTGACAGTTCATGACAGGAACCCGCACACAGGTGGGGCAGACCTGCAGTGACTCATCCCCAAAAATCTTACGGGTTTCATATACCATTTTTAGTTCTTCACTGGTGTAGCCTGCTTCCTTTTCGCTCCCAATCTGGGGAATCGCGTTGAAGGCAATCGGGTGTGAAAACACCTGGTACTCATAGTCTTTGCCGTCCAGTGCCGCCTGGGTTCCTTCGGTCAGATCTGTTGTTCCCTGGAGTCCTGCACCACTGGTGGCCTGGTAGGTACTGACGATTACCCGATCAATTCCGGTTGCGTCATACAGCGGTTTCATTGCCAGGACCATTTGAGTCGTGGAACAGTTAGGACTGGCGATGATTCCCCGGGCGTCAAGTGCTGCCTGTGGATTGATTTCCGGCACGACCAGTGCGACTTCCGGATCCATTCGCCAGTATCCGGATTCATCAATGACTTT from Fuerstiella sp. encodes:
- a CDS encoding UvrD-helicase domain-containing protein, giving the protein MSEPLTTAQQAAVNHFEGPLLVLAGPGSGKTRVITHRIARLIERGVPADSILALTFTNKAAREMASRVDALVHGHRVLVSTFHRFCSRMLRTWPEEAGLRANFSILDSKDQVQLVRRLMKDAGYDTVHFEPRKILNRISRARNDLVTAETFRRRFEERVGDPLDAVVSDVFPQYEQQLLSQNAVDFDTLLLHVVDILASTPERREYLDSRFRFVLVDEYQDTNQAQYRILTGLSQLFPNLCATGDPDQSIYGWRGARPDNIAHFERDFDGVKIVQLDENFRSTASIVDCADQLISYNNRRHPRKLTTPNAQGQPVKLRQFANSEAESDAIATEIAEAVREHGHTYADFAVFYRVNALSRPVETAFSRHGIPFQVAAGFSFYERAEIRDLIGYLRVIENPADETALIRVINRPARGIGDRTLLKLRNFAAKHSISMFEAACRCDEVPMLTGRTQKPLRAFSDLIERLHEQSAQKSVSSLIEQLLAETDYQSLWRDHDNEIDQDRAANIHELISAARQYEQLTEEEDAGGPSLQGFLELASLTSEVDNVDQSRGAVTLMTMHAAKGLEFPVVYLMGLESGLIPHERAINDGDPASYEEERRLLFVAVTRAQKELHLTQTLERTFRGQRRATISSLFTQEMPLEFDQEIPEARPLTATELDERLQQARQRYENSYNSSGISAIMSGSELLKQRESSGGATDATSLFRVGAKVRHPQYGRGTIVSATGGTSRSTVTVHFESSDLQQTFVTGRCPLQPIG
- a CDS encoding metal ABC transporter substrate-binding protein, giving the protein MRRQVQLYADFTTSAVRRAEESGLSRNPCGFVRKDFRNPIATTLSGWQPFANPVTLLFVITWLFLGCDQTVEHQEDTVSRRVKIAVTSYPLLAMAEEMAGDAADVELVVSRSTTSPDWKPDSDAVRRMQQATRILISGADYEPWLQRVTVPRSRLIDTSQGFYDQFVRIPDAVIHQHGPDGDHSHPGVVWATWLDPQLATSQLYQTSDVLLSVLPDSQANIRKVADRLAEDFRRLDDRLEELATVTSDTAVTVVGDAPVYQYLTKRLGWNLKYIHLPSTGLLSDEDHASIQTAIAEYEPTVVFLRSTLATLRDDLNGQSLVPVVLVDLCEHADGQQTLIQRMNQNLTAIIRAVSLQDGQNSVRNCVEWGSRPEGA
- a CDS encoding aspartate-semialdehyde dehydrogenase yields the protein MFDTVAVIGATGAVGSIILELLEQRSFPAKKYRLLASARSAGRKIRIAGQEIIIEQLTHDSFADVDLVIASTPDETAAEFLPSAVEAGAKVIDESGYWRMDPEVALVVPEINPQAALDARGIIASPNCSTTQMVLAMKPLYDATGIDRVIVSTYQATSGAGLQGTTDLTEGTQAALDGKDYEYQVFSHPIAFNAIPQIGSEKEAGYTSEELKMVYETRKIFGDESLQVCPTCVRVPVMNCHSESILVETKRPVSVDEARKLFAATPGVTVIDDVSSGQYPLPSACSGSDDVFVGRIRRDLSHPNGLAFWCVSDNLRKGAATNAVQIAELLAQHRA